The genomic interval AGAAACCGCCCGGCAAGCGAGGGAAGCAATGATATTGGCGTTAGTGTGCGCAAGTGTCACGTGCTAAATGACACTGGACAATCATAGAATAgtgctatttaaaaaaaaaaataggcggTTAAAACAtcgtgattctaattagtcctcATTTTAGATTGGCAAAAAATCTTGGACACGtatctttattttaacaaaatattaaccgtcgtaccacaaaaacttttaaacgtctgttgaacacttgtcaaaaaaaatgaccgattatgacgttgaaataataTCTGTTATGCAGcgacaatttttttagacaagtgtaaaacagatgtttaagtttttgtagtaaggttgTTAATGTTTActaagatataacgcaacaaagattgtgagtgggggctcgtgacgtcacgtctatgtaaaatttgtacttgaaagtgacgtaacacaaaattcaatcgtgttgtatcttcgttgctatttgtttgtgagagaaaagaatAAATACGTGTtctttattttagggttatctaaaagacggactaattactttttcattCGCCATGCCTGTTGTATATTAATAAACTAGCAACCCCTTCGCAAGGgtataaattgtaaaaacttaATGAATCTTTTGAGTAATGGTataaactgcatgaaaatccgTTTATTTGTCTATGAGTTGTTAGCGGACAGACTGACGCAGCAGGacttagttttataatattacgcGTCCGCGGTCCGAGGGATCTGCTTTCCTCactctaataaaaaatatgtttatatgttACTCAGATATATAAGCTGCATTATcaaaaagtttcatcaaaatccatccagtagttttgcgtgaaagagtaacaaacatacatacagctTCACAAACTTTCGTATTTAATAGCATGTAGTGTCAATAATATTGAACCCATGTTTTATTTGCAAGCCTAGTCCGAACAGACTTACAGAAAAGTTGATTTTTGATTGCATGTATTCATAGATAACCGGAAGTAAAATCTTGATATTGTTTTTCAtcaaatctatacttaatattataaagctgaagagtttgtttgtttgtttgaacgcgctaatctcaggaactactggtccgatttcaacatttctttcagtgttagatagcccatttatcgaggaaggctataggctttttatcccagtacgggaagaagttcccacgggatgcgggtgaaaccgctggcagaagctattaTAAGAGTCGTTCCGGCTAGGCCCATCGAAATCGGTTAAAGTGTACCACtcatataagtagatattatgaATTTGTCCATTTAATATGGTAAATGTTATAACATCGTTATTGAAGAGCTTGTGGCTATGTCGGAGCCCCgtggatcgatcgatcataaggttaagcaacgcttggcgcggcgGGTCCGTTGATGACGAGttctgtgttttggatggcacgataaactggtgtgtcccggctgtcatttgaacatctttggcagtcgttacggataatcttaagctagaaagtctgacaacccaTCTCACCAAGAGATTGCCCGTGTGACTGAGTttagaaggtcagataggcagtcgctccttctaatctggctgtatccggttagattggaagccgaccccacaaAGATGCAAAAAGGTTAGCCAGATGATGATGTCTGTGTGCCTGAGAAAAAAGCAGCGCGTTTTTCTGTAGCGATAGTTCGGCGGCTATCGTTGTACTTCGGATCCATGCTGTTTTTCGattaagggtgcgtctacacgatGCATATAGCTGAAGCAAATTACTAAAGTGACAaatgacaagagcacgcgggtgggtatttcgCTTTGGTTAAATGCGCGAGTCGCACGTTTTTACAATGCATGTAAGCTGCGCATGTGCCTCTACATGCGtgagctacttgcaccgtgtagatgcactcTACAGATTGATAGTTAacattagcttcatataaattatatcaaaatatcaTATATTCATCATAATGTATAATCGAAAAACAAGGGATGGATCGGTCATATCGGTAACGATAACCGCTGAACCATAGCCGATTTGACCAAGCGGCAAATACCTACACGACTGGTTatgttttgagtatttttataattaaattgtgctGGGTTTTACAATTTCCAAACATTAAAATCAAGTTACAGATTACCACATCCAGTCCAAACATATGAAACTAGTAAGATTATTATGTAAtgtaaacaattttgtaaattCAAATGATGATTGTTATTGTATTTGATACTAAAGCCAGTTTATAACTTGGTGTTTAATGTCTAGGCTATGTTAATTAGTTACCGCCTCATTTGatacattttgtaaatgtttggGGTAACCAATTAATGTAAGCTATTTGTATATATCTTTATTACATTgagaattgttttatttattcaaataatataaccTGCGACATGACTAACTGGGTAAATTTTAAGGTACATTTTGAAAGCTAGCTGCCGAACATGCCACGACTGCTGGTCGGCAACAAGCATTCAAAGTgtacttatatattatatgaACATATTactcatttaattttgaaaatacacatttttacTTTCTAAACGATGTACTTGTAAAATTTTTTGGAAAGTGTCAATGTACATTTTGGAAGAACAGTGTTTTTTTCGTCAGTAATGCAATTATGGTGAATTGATaatcttaatataaaataatacaaacatccgacttgagaacctcccccttttTTAGAAATCGATtatgaatataaacaaataGTTGTTCGTGTGTTCTTTATGAATCAGGTTTTTCGTTCTTTGAtatgtttgttaattttgtcaAGATGTCTAAATCTGTCCTTTCTATTTGCTAGGTTAAGTCCTCTCTCAAAATCCTCAGTCgttttatatttgtgtatttttaacaatattgaTCAAAAAGTATGTCCAAATAAACCTTTAGTTTGTCGATAACCTCATAtctctgtttaaaaaaaaatattaatcattcTTCATATTAATTTAGTCAAAACTGAAAATTTATATAGTGTAAAATATCAGTTGTAACTTTGAAATTTGACTCATCAAAATCTCGTaacatatacatttttaaatcagttttatagTTGTCTCCTTCGTCCTTgtacagtcgttacgggtagtcagaagccagtaagtctgacaccagtctaaccaaggggtattgggttgcccgggtaactgggttgaggtggtcagatagggcagtcgcttcttgtaatgcactggtactcagctatatccggttagactggaagccgaccccaacatagtttgggaaaaaggctcggaggaggaagAGAGAGTTTTATCGTTTTCTGTCGTCCGTCGCATCGTTTGTTATGGTCGTATTCTCGAAATGATATGGTCGATATGAATTTAGGTGAATttgtcaaaaaaagaaaattggtaAAATGTTTCTACACTCGGAATATATTTTGTTGGTGTGGTGACATAGTCGTTCGttctgtaaaaaaatgtatcatttatttatttattttatgattagtATTAAGTCAGCTTTGCCGTTAGGTTCTtgtttatagtaaaaaatactactaTCTTTAAAAGTTAAGGGTTTTAAATTCTTTGAGTGAATTCACAAGAGGAGCAGAGTTGTGGTCCGGCAGTCTTTTTCaaattttgctaaaattattaaaattctaGATATTGGACACTTTTAGCCTGCAAAATTgtgttttctattaaaaatgtCTCGAATCATTCTTTCAATTTCTTGTCGGTTTAGGGTATGTTGTTTTAAAAGatgtaagaaaattatttgtcTTGTTCGAACTGATCACTGGTCATATCTGGATGTTCACAGTTTTGTCCAATATTTGAGTCTGTACAGAAACATCTGCTCATGTTTCTGTATTCCTAAGGATGTATCTATCTTTTAATGTTcgcaatttttttacaaatattttaatgtgtaaTATGATACGATGTGCCCCTATTAGGCATTGAAAACCTTATAAGTAACGTTTGCATAAAGCCAGTATATACCCTTTATTTAGTATGTTGTTTTCGATCTATCTAAAACTAAAGAAATTCGAACTGTAATATCACAATCAGGTAGGTTGTGATAAGACCACACAACTGTATTGGCAGCGCTCCGTCTATGATAAACAAACCACACGCGTCGAACTTTCTAAAGCTGGTCTTCTCTATTCGTACAATATTCTTGCagatatgtttttttacgtctgtaataaaaaaaagatttattaagatttttagaTAGTTAATAGAACTGTAAACAAGAAAACTGTCGTAAATGAAATTGTCTTATAACATATGCGTATTGTTGTTGCTTATCGAAATAAGAATGGTTTTTTATCCCCCTCCCTCCCCCTTCCCCCTATTTACAAGTAACTAAGCGGGACGTCTCGTGTCTCCACTCTCAGACtaaagtcaatttattattGATTTGTACCAAAAACGAGTCCAAAAATTTAATGGTAACCTGAACGTGGATGAACCATTTAAAATCACTTCTACATAAATTGCACATACAGATAAAAGAGAGTATTAATTTACCTGAGCATGTGTTAGATCCTATTATTTGTATGCAGATGTGTCTAACTCCTTTTAATTCAGTGTAAAACCTCTCACTCTCTATACTCAAACTTGTTAGTATCAGCATATTCTTCACCAGCCATAATAGAGATATAAATGCTGTTAGtgcaaactaaaaaaaaaaaaaaaaacaatttttacatAACCGTTGAGCGGTCCAGTCAGGACCAGAAAATCTACATTTTAGTTTTGGCCGAGTCCTTGTTTCTAGTGGTCTAGTGGGTTTCTAGTGGTGACTATATTATATCGATTCCGTATAAAGTAATGTTTTAGAAGAAAATGGAAAACCGGTTATCAACTTACCATGCCAGTGCCCCCGGTGGCTTTGCCTATGTCAATGCGCAATCCAATGGACAATAGAGCGTTTACAAACatatgaaaaacataatttaagatctaaaagaaagaaaaaacaaaatgatattcATTTGATCATTAATTGATCTCAATTTTCTGCGATCAGAAACAATGTCAATTAATATCATAGacaattaaaagtatttgcTTACCAACAACTGAAAAGACTTTTTAGCAATGTCGTATGTTTCAAGTATTGTCTTataaacagaaattattttattccaataTAACTCATTATCTTCTTCTTCGGTTATTTCTACGTTTACCTCTCCTTCTACCCAAGTTGTAAGCGTTTGCCATGTAAGTCTCATAACTCTTGAGGCGTGTAATGCACAAATATCaaattgaatattgaaatagtTAATTACTAGCTCTTCAATAGGAAAACCATAAGAAGAAAAGGCGTAGTGGAAGAAAGAGACCCAAAATATATGATAGGAATTCAAAGCAATAACGTAAATCCAATTGATATGAATTGAATTCTTTAAACTCTTGCCATGGATTTTGAAAATCTCACAGAGACGCTGAATTCTTAAGGCGAAAATTACGTTGCTATTTCTTTGCTTAATATTGACGAAGTATATTAAAATCACTCCGATGAAATATGCTGCGACCATAATActgtaatttacatatttagcaTAAACTAAACCTTCCCAGGTAACGTAAAAGGATTCTTTCAAATTGCAGAAGAAGTAGATTAACGCTAGTATAAGGCCACTTATTACTGATATAATATTGTAGAAGAAACTATTCGGAGAGATCACATTGTC from Helicoverpa armigera isolate CAAS_96S chromosome 19, ASM3070526v1, whole genome shotgun sequence carries:
- the LOC110374148 gene encoding uncharacterized protein LOC110374148, whose amino-acid sequence is MRLTWQTLTTWVEGEVNVEITEEEDNELYWNKIISVYKTILETYDIAKKSFQLLILNYVFHMFVNALLSIGLRIDIGKATGGTGMFALTAFISLLWLVKNMLILTSLSIESERFYTELKGVRHICIQIIGSNTCSDVKKHICKNIVRIEKTSFRKFDACGLFIIDGALPIQLCGLITTYLIVILQFEFL